The sequence CACTAtgcccttgtgagactcgtagcGGTACGACGAGATCTGCATCGCTTCTCGGAAGTGCAGCACCGATTCCTGGTGCTTCTTCAGCTCAAAAAGTATTAGACCTTTCAAAATAAGGGCTTCCACATTGCGAGGGTTCATAAAAAGtgcctgcaaaaaaaaattaaattttttttttacatctacaCCACACATAAGAATGAGACTATTTGGTTATTTGGGTATGGATTTTAAGAACAGCAGCAAATTTTATAATGCATAGTTTGCTGCATAGTTTGCAACATCTGTTCATGCCGTAACTACCTAATGAACTGTGTATATGCTAATTTTGTCCAATGCTCACTACATCTTAACTTACATTCTCTTTTTATGGGAAAAATCAGATTCAGGGAATGAGATACGCCTTGAGAGTGAAAATTTAATGTacaacaaatacatttttttgtaaacattttcatcAGATGATAAAGTCTTTTTGGctctgactaaaaaaaaaaaatctacccaatcatcacaaaaaaaaaaattaaaccaggtAGCACATTGTTCAACAGCAAACACACAAATGTTACCAACTGTTGACGTTCTTCTGCAGTATAGCTGAACCATGTGTGTTTAACATCATTAAGGGCCTCGCCTATCTGGacacacatactgtgtgcagagcttcagaaaaaaaccacaaaatttgaGTGAattctgtttatgaaaagcatttaagaatgtgctgagggtagatgggtagttctgtttccatatttagtttttaaactatgttttttaggggagtgaaaatagctaaaacgtgtgttttcagaataatttttaggcaagaAATAATTGGTACATGATCCaggaaagcactcaagggacttgcattacacctttatcttagtTTCTCAGCCGTCTAATTTTATGGTTACCAGTCAAATCTCAGTTACCctatgcgcgccagttcagagatgatactgcgctagaagcaccagagaacGTCACGCTAATCATCCCGCCTCCCTAACACAGATACACCACTAGGCGGGCCCCTGAAAGGTGAATCGGTAGATCTGCACGGTATACCTAAACCATTCATGCCTATCGGGTTTTGTGCCGGTGTAGCCAAATATTTCACTGTCATACCTTCTGCACGAAATACACAGCGCGAGTGTTTTTCTTGATACCGAAGAAGTAGTAAGCCATGGCGACCAGGACTTCGCTGCTGTACTCGGGGACAGTCAAGACGGACGGAACCAGCTTCTCCAGCTCCTTGATGCGGTCCTCTTTGAACAGCAGAGCCGCTAGGATGTCTAGGCCACGCTCCATGAACGGATCTAGCGACTGTGCCTGAAATACCACATCACAACAGTGCTCTACAAATACGTGAAGCACTGAAATTCAAGTTGCAAAAGAAACAGTACTACAGTGAAATCTGCATGGACAAGTCTTCccattaaaaaacataaattcttttgtgttctttgaatgattcgtgCAATGAGAAATACAGAATTAATATGAAATCTTGGACTTGCTGGTTTAAATAGTGTAAACCAGCaataatgtacattatataaaaaattagtagTACATGATTAATTGCGATTTAATCCCTAAATTAATTGCAAATTGACTGgcctataaatattttctgtgttaTAATTAACCATAAGTTGTCACTTTTTATGCAATTGAAGTGAAAAAGGCCTTCATTACAGAATTGTATGGTTCGACACACactgtaatccggcaccaatgGACCCGCTTGTGTACAGATTTTTAAAGGTGGATTCCGGTTGCCTGGATTTTTTAGTTCATTCAGAGTTTATCACTACTATCTGATCATTTCAGTGCAGTGTTTTCTAGCGGGTTATTTTTGACACTTGCACTCCTAGTATTTCATTACAACTAAACTCACGTTCAATAAGCAGGAACGGCCAGGCAGTGGTCCTGAGCATATCCGGGTAAAGACCATTCACTGTGTAGTTAAAGTTCGCCACCAACACCTTTCAAGAGTagagtcacataaaaaaaaagaacccaGACCCTCTGGAGTATCATGATGGCGGTGGTGTTGTCCCCGACGTGGTAGTAACTCTCGCCCAGGGACACGAGCAGGTTCACGTTGTCGCGCAGCACAGTGCGGCTGTCCAGCTGCTGGAACGTCGCGATGGCCTGCGCGTACTCGCGGCCGTGCATGCTGGCGTGGGCCTTGATCCACGAGTTGAACCTGCGCAGAGTCGCAAACGCCCCGCTCGGTCACAAGGTTCTCACGGAAGGGCGATCCTGCCTCCCGCGGTGGAACACCTAGTCCTCCTGGACCCGGAAAGGAAACTTTTCACGCGAGAAAAATCCACGATCTCGCCGGGACCTTCGACTGACACCAGCCAGGAGTTCAAACCACTGGACCCAACTGCTGGATTTCATTCATCATTCATGAGCAACGAGGTGAAACCCAAGTGGTTCAAACCCCTTGGAGGTTCCATAGCCTTAATCCTCTGTGCTTAACCGTGCAATGTTTAACTTTATCAATCAAAACCATTTATCATGACCCAAAAATAAATGACAATACCGTGTGTTAACAAATAAACACACTTGCCATTTGTTCACCGAAAATAAAAATCTGTGCAATGTTAGTGGGACGAAGCTGGCTTTCAGTTGAGCTAACAACCTTTAAGATGGATAGACTTATCAATCTTGGCTAGCCTGAAGAATGGCTGAAATGAGGGTTATTTAAGTGTTGTGACAACGGCACTGttctcaaaaaattatttagcCTGTCGAGGCACACAACTTAACTGGGGGCCCCAGCAGCATAAGACGACAAAGCTACTGATGAGCCAACCTTAGATCtagttttattttataagatactactttttatttcattttgcaaTCTGATTTTATAGGTTTGTAATTAACTCTAGAGTTAGCAGGGTCACCAAACTATAAAGTAATTGTAAAAGCTAACCTACCCCATCTGTTTATAACAAACATAATGTATGAAAGTCTCTGCTAGTGAGATATGCAAGAATTTCTTTGAAAATGTAGAATACTTTTTTCCCCCTGACAAGCCCACCATAAACAAAGCAGAATACAAACTGACCATTCCATGGAGCTAAGTGCAGGTGCACTTTCCAGAACAAAGGAATGTACTTCCACACCTTTGACGCCCAGACTTAGAAGCCCTTCTACAGCATCCAGGGCTAGAGGACTTTCCTGTgaaatgaaatagaaaaaaatatagaaaaataattaaactaaaaatcacataataaaataacataccaGATACACAAATAGATTTGACAATTTaaaaacacactaaaaaaaaaactaacttgatGCTAATTCCTATATTGGCACTCAAAGCAAAGTTATTCCATACTGgaaataatcaagtgtttaataTCTCTTACATTTTTCCTTCCAATAAGTAGAAAGTATAatcacaattatatttttttagaggCCTTCTATATACATCTACAACTTTTATGCCAGAAGGCTTAGAATACATTTTACCAGCCTGGAAGCAGATCAAAAaatctattccccccccccccccccccgaaaaaaaataCCATGCTCTCCCAATTATTTATCAGGTTAGCCTTCAAAGGCACTCTTGATGAATTTACATAAGCGCCCATTactgacaaaaatattaaacGTCATGTAACATTACCTACCTTAAGGACTTCCTTGTAGCAGGTGATGGCAGAACGGTCCATTCCGCTCTGCTGATACAGCTTGCCTAGGGCCATGTTTATTCTGGCATTGCGCTGCTTGGCCGGGACAGACTGCAACACCACAATCGCTTGGTTGTTTTGCTTCAAATTTACATGGCACATGTGGATCTTGTACTTCAGATCTGAAAACAGATTTCATATGGCTGCAAAGGAGGTTTCTGCACGTGACAAAGTTTCAAATGCATGCACAGATATGTACCTatacaatacattaaaactaGCTGACGtggctttaaaatcgtgaaactGGATTATATGTAAATGGATTAACTATTAAATAGTCttcataattatcatcacttgcacgaCTTTCTACAACCactatattacactaagtaaatatctgttgaaaatatttgcggcagaacaacaaatgcaagagagttatCAAGTTGAAAATTGTAGAAACAGCTCTTtcaaaaaagtaatgaaaaaaaaaaatcaacagggtGTTTGCAACCCAGCTTTAATGCACTGGTAGCTAGACACGATACACTACCAAGTGGGGGGCCGCGGAGATTGTCACACCACTTGCCTCCCACCAAAGGCGATCCGGGTTTAATTCACAATGGAATAAAACACTGATTTTTCGCAAGcaggaaatgtggcggacgttgcagtgagccggtgggttttctcggagtactcCCATTTCGCCAACTCGTGCGATCCATCACCGCTCCATCCTCATCTCATCGTTCCTCGCGATCTCTTACGAACTAAATGCTGACGAGACTTTCAAGCCCAGACTCAACGGTTCATTTGTACTGTACCTAAGTCGGATACAATGTCCTTGGGGGATTCGCTTGGCTTGCCGGCACTCTTCGACTTGATGAGCGACTTCCGGTACTGCAGGGCTTGCCGGTACGTGACCTCCGCCTTGCGGTACTGGCCCGTGTGGTACAAGGAGTGTGCATAGTACACCAGCGCCTGGAACTTGCAGTGGACCGAAAATATTTCCTGGGCGCTGTCGTTCAGCGAGAGCAGCAAGCTTGCCTGCAAAAATATTGTGAAACCAATGATTATGGGCGTATCAACAAGCAGTACTTACTAAATAGCAGTGGCAGCCCTGGACTTTGAGAGGCCTTGTATTACTTACTTTTGTAGGACCATAATATTTGGGAACAATAACCTTACTGGCAGAGGAGGGGCATGGGGAGTATGGAATAGCCCCCAGGAAAAAGAAGGAAGACAGATAGGGGAATTTGCTGTGAGCAAAAATCTCTGGaaatttaaaacaacatttttatgcCAACCTGTAACTTAAACtcaatgatagttttttttttaattatcttgaaaaatattaatatccTTTCGTGATTAATTATACTAGGGTTAGTTTTATGAATGCTGACAATCAAATTCCGATGAAATTGCGTCATTATatgaggcaataaaatatttgaagatttttttgatacaaaatcaaaatttattcACCATCTATTTAAAATACTTGCTAATAACAATTTAAGTCTTCTTTTCCCACATTAATGACCTCATTTTCAATGAAAAATAGACAAACAAGGACAATAAAAATGTAAAGGGCCGGTGTGGGGCCCTGCCATGGAGCTGCCTCTGCTGAGTAGCTGTAGTAACACAATAACAATGGTTACCAGTCCGTAAGCTACGTCACTTACTAAagaaatttcttttattttacaagttctaaagaaatgtaaaaaaaaaaaactacaaacatgtttacaaaaattCCTTACAACACACTTTCATGCTAAGAGAACATTTTTTTAGTCAAGCAAGAAAGAaatagcagaaaaaaaatgtcatgcCTTAAAAACTTATGGTATGGTAAGTATAATAATTATATCTTTGGTATAGTATAGTATTCTACATTTGAAGAGATTTAGTATACCTAGGTATAATACGATACCCAAAAGTAAGTTTCCTAAGAAATGTGTTTTCTGCAAAACCAGCATGTGAATGTGCCCTGCTTGTCCCGTAAGAAAGTAGGAGTGGTAATAACTTTTGCACCACCAtgacatcaatattttttttgtattgcattGTAGACTACTCCCCATAGTACAAACTacttttaattacatttattataatatatttacccCAAGCAATCATTAAATACATTATATGAGAACATATTTAGTGACTACTGTACAATGAAGTGAGGAAGTGAAGAAATGTGGTATGAGATTCAGCACTAAAAAGTGTGAAGTAATGGTCATGAATAGGAACAAAAACAGAATATGGAGATGCATTTAGTTAGATGGTTTTGAGTTTAAACAGGTGGAAACCTTTATCTAGGAATTGTATTAAGGTAAGAGGGCAAAATCAAGGAGAAAATAGTAACGAGAGGACGAAAGGAGATGCATTCTACAGGAGTGGTGTGAGAGATTTGGTATGGAAGAGGAAGGTGCCATTAAAATGCAAACAAGTGTTGTACAATACCTACTATGCACCCATACTCACTTATGGAGTACAGACTTTGGATGCAGATAAGAGAGATGCTTGAAAGATCAGAGCAATAGGTATGAAGTTTACAAGAAGTTTGTTAGTAGTTACGAGGCAAGATGGGATGAGGATATTGATTGGAtgcaagcaagagcaggagtGCAGGACTTGAATGAGGTCATGGAAAAAgtgagaatgggaaaagagaggctgcctagaAAAATGATGGCGTTGAAGTACACAGGTAGAAGACCCCAAGGAAGACCACGGATGtaggaagagcagatagttaaatgATTGCAGGTGAGAGAAGAATGGAACTCATTTAAGGATGAGACATAGTTGGGTGAAAGAGGAAGTAGGAAGCATGTTACTAAACTGACATGAATGCAGGCTGGAAGTAGTTGATAATGATAACGCAACGTCGTCCTGACAATTCCAACTTTtatgaattttcataaaaaaattaactgaactGACTTTCAATAACCTAATACACATGTATGAAATTAGAGTACCACAGTGACTTACCGCTGATATGACATTTGAATACAACTGTTCTTCATAAAGTGACTCTAAATGTTTAAACAGTGCAGTCATAATATTATATTTCGAGTACTTCACACAGTTAATACCGTCTAACCATACTCCTTTAGAATTCAACAGACATCAAATATCCGTCAGACATCAACGtagaaaatatacaaaacaaTGTGTTCGATTCGGGAACTAACTTTGCTCTCAATTATTTGCAGGTGTAACCAAACTTGTAGCGCTAGCACTTTTGAACACTTTATACAAAGTGGAAGCGAATAgaagtacatattaaaaaaatagttgtatttaattaattattataaacggAACAATACAGATTCACCACAATGCGCATTGTGGGGATTATTTTAGTTTGAGCCATTGGTTTTGTTATTGGAAACAGCAAATGACAGTTTTTAAATCGTAaggtaaattaaaaagtatgattGATTATTGGCTATTTGGAATTACTGTTTTGTGTAGGCTTTGTTATGTTgtcattttatgtaaataatccATTGATTGTCGATTGACTGTTGTCAAACTTAAGTCCAGTTTTTTTGCATTGTAACCTATTTATTTCTTAACTAATTTGAGTTGAACGAGAGTTAAAAGAAAGTGCCGTTATGTTATTAAGTGTTATGGTATTAAGCGATACTCAACGGGAGACAGGACCTACGCACAGTTTTACGTTTTCCGACCACTAGAGGACTAGGGGTACGTGATTCGATCACCGATCAGAGGAGCTGGGACTTTATATCCGAGTTTCACAGTTTCACCCCTCGTCCTTTTAAATGACCTCGAAGACAtttgttcagttatttattcatttaagtAGTATTTACACATGCTAGACCTAACTGCATTTTACTATGAAACTTTTTAATTTGatgaaataatgttaaaatttgtaCTTAACACATACAGTTACACAGAATAATCATATTTGGATGTATTGAGTTATTTCTCAAAGTTGTAGAGACGGTTCAAGTGCTGTGACAGGTGATGGAGCAGTTCAACCCCGGAGCCGCCGACGCGGCCGCCCAGGGCTCCAGCCAGGGGGAAGAGGCGGCCCAGCCCTCGAAGACGAGCTACTCGGAGACCACGTCCCGCCAGAGCAACCTCCAGCGGATCCAGCAGCGCAAGCAGCAGGTGTACAACTGGCAGCACAGCAAGAAGCTGCTCAAGCTGGCCATATACTCTGCGTGCCAGGTTTGTGCGCCCGAGACtagttttccaaaacatttcGGTAGTTATCTAGTAGAGGGGTGCGTCCGGAACAAAGCAaacaaaaatctgaaaattaggctattatttatttctccttacattttttttagtcattCTGATATTATGTTTCAATAGTttgttaggtcagctacattaattacATATTATGTATTGCAAACCTTCCTTTTTGTAAGAAACAGCACCACGGGCAAAAATCTAACATCAGAAAcatattatattaatgaaattaatcACCATTATGTTACTATGAAATACGAAGAAACATTAACTCACTTTTGCAACGACTTGCAATTGCTAACAAAATCCACATTTCAATGGAGTATAGTATAACTAGTACAATAacagaaattatgtaaaattaaataataattataatttgattaatatacaaaaattttatcTGATTTATTAAAGTAAGATATTAatctataaattatttcatttttgttgtGAAGAGTACATGACATAGATTGTAGGGGACTATTAAACTGAGGAACTGGAATACCATGTAGTTTTGGTTTGGAACTTTCAGGCTCCTGAATGCAAGTGTAATGGTTGGAAAACGCCCATTCTCCCGGCCAAAGTACCGAGAATCGACGCGTGTCAGCCTCTCGCCAGCTTCTCGGACCCGTGTCGCAGCTGCACTCACATATTAGGTGAGTGACGACAGCTGGTTCCGTCCACGGGGATCTTGCCTCCCGCCACGACAGTCTGGGTTCTATTCCCATCAGGGCGGGATGGGTGGGGGGGTGTTAGGTGTTcaaacctccccccctcccttagcaccaaatctttaattaatttcttattcatcactcaaacaaatttcatattaaaattaataaaatttttaccattacaatatttaaatttaagtaccgaaaactgctaaaatagcactattttacaccttaaaatccaaattttcccgggggaggacccccggacccccaactttattacggggggggggagcatgcttcttaacaccccccatacacaaatccaaatcctggctacgccactgattccCATTGGGGTCAAACTCGCATTTTCCACAAGTGGGAAACATGAGGGATGTTGCATTAAGCTAGTAGGTCTACTCGCTGTATGTAACCGCTGCTTTCCCCAAATATTTATTCGGTCAATGCACCATTCTCATCCCGTTACCATGTCATTTTTTACCCCTTTTCCAACGGAACATTTAAGCcatgttttatttgtttcatagAGGTTATGGTGTTTTGATCCCTGTTACGTTTTACCTCGAGATTACCCTGTACACTTTGTACCTGGTCGATTCAATACGGGCACTAAACAAGAAATTGTCTCCTGCATTGCAAACTTTATTTCAGTAACACAACAAATTAATTTGGTTGTTCAGAACTGCCCTTGGACAATTGCCAGCTGACGATTACAAAATTGTAGTTAGAGAAGACAAAACATCTGTCAGCCAAaacgaataacaaaaaaatattgtgtatcaAAAATCACTTTAATAAACGGAATTAAAACACAAGCACTTTTTTTGAGTGGCATTGCAATGTGTGACAGGTACTTGCTAGTGACTAATAACTAGGGACAaatttatatggtgaattgcgataaagtcgaaataacactgaaaagcatgttGAAATAACagtataacactgaaatgcaagttaaggtaagtgcaccggtactcgtcactgctccaatggtcgtcactagcaacttcaaatgtaaataatagagaagtagctcaatatatcgccaacttaaatattgacaaaaatttggtcgacgttctagctgaaattaccacaatagttttcggaacaaacactattttcaatcaaaaaaagtccgtgcatcaaaagttcgtagagcagtgaagataaataggggaattcctatactaaaacactaaggacgttagtgcacatttttacttctaattctgtaatttttcatgtttattcgtgatgttttgtgctgaatgtgttagttaaatgttcttgaagaggtgaaagtgtttatttaaaaaaattcgttttctttgtatgatttagttagggtgacgaaaactggatcaataaaaaccttgtattgctagtgttcgtcatacctgacgagcactggtacatttaatattttatttaaagttgtgctaagttacaccctaaagttcttaaataatattggttctttgttgttaatagacaaagtacgttattatgatcagatctagtagtcgtcacctatgacgacttccgatgcatgtgtatgacgacttctgggtcggaaattactttactttattgattgcaaaaattgtgtaggcattgttgtttacattaatttaggggtcattcgatatatattttgacattaataagtaaactaaacattgtaatgtgtctcgttctttaattacagggcaaaatgccaaaacggaaaatactgttgtatgaagagtcagccatggaagctgctcttaaagatgtagcgaatggtatgactataaaatgagcagcggaaaaaaatagtgtgccaaggaacacattgtccgataaacacaaaggcaaatcgcccttgggtaggaagatgggcgggccctgattcatttttatattttacttgtgataccgcataacatgctatgttatgttgcagcaacgaattgagtcgtattgcgtacgcgtacagtatgacgtcgcgtaaataataataaatagaatataaacaattaacaatatttgataattaaacagtttttgttaaccaagaaacaattaaatctcattagagcggctttattatatctcttttaagataagaacaaaaaaaaacgtgaaaatacgcgatagtgaaaaacaaaaacatacatatttataatttgtaaaaaaatactttgttacgttgtttctgttccaatctcaaactttgtctacacacataatacctttaataaacagtaaaaaaacttagacgaggaatttccaaattatactttattaataaacaaacatcgttctttgtatcgtaaattcattgaatatgcgcgcgcatgcgtaaaatatacgagaaatgcgagtaacaaaatgcagccgtgtgtaacgtttcgttactcgttactagacggcacacccgttactcagtaacgaatacattcggtttgctacagctctatgtgctgtccctctttgttccgtgagtgctgtaagtaaattcaaaatttaatgaggattattcattatattactgaacgatctttatgaaatgccattttgatgtttaaaatatagtaccaaataaaatttgaagcccaaatagtacaatactatcattctggatccatgaattaaaactaatgcagccgaaatcgcacatgacgactactggcacaaacatgtgacgaacaccggcaaacacgaaaatttgcatgacgactactggctcgaaatcacacttttttcaaaattataaatctacaaaaataatttgtgtttatcgaagagtgttggatagcattgtagagtaaagtttgaggttaaaaacaaacatgtaggggcagtaatacacctacaaggttatgtacacaatttttttttataaaactcttcttagcatgacgactactggtacatctaCCTCAATACACAATATAATACCCAAACACATGTTAAATCATGGAATAAAGTAGCATTTAACACTTtatcaaatcataaaaaaatatattttagatgtctgaaattcaaggaatgtcatttctagaaaaaaaattggttgtctgtaaagtcagtttacggacaatagtttgtgacgtcgtaacaaaacattgataaaatgattgcatacttttatgaataaaattgaatcatttttttgaattatcactattttgtatggatacaaaggagtgaaatgaaatctacaatttaattgataaatttacttttatttgcactcattaatacaaatatgtttattaattttacaaacagattattttaactataacttttatacaaaggagtgaaatgaaatctacaatttaattgataaatttactttaatgtgcactcattaatacaaatatgtttattactttaacgaagagattattttaactataattttatacatgtttgctatttaacttaatccaatctgtgttattctattaaggataggacgatgataggaaaagtatgaaacgaatgggagtgtttcaagtttaatgttcctcgaaaaagtcaaatcgatggttgttccaatcgagtggaagagagatatttgcaccatggactctgcagcaatgctaggaagaACGGGtgagcaaagagcaatgaaaatgttacattgaaatgcatgaaaacagaatcacgccacggactcgttcgcaatgctaggaggttcagttagcaaagagcaatataaaatgagcgtaatgggacaatgtgcgtaatgggacactttttcgtgcgtgcagccggcgttcatctatttattagatgttgtcacgtcaaaaaaaatagtacgtaagtgcatggatcagaaaaattaatttaatttgttttattgtgcagctcttattgaatcacttttaaaccacaaattcttgctaatttatatttattgttctgAACGTATCTATTTTCGACCAATTTATTACagattattttatcgtaaaaatgcagcatattaatttttttaccaatctTTTGGTGGTGTAAGTATTACAGaacaacttttataaaaataaaaaaaacataaatgccgAATCTtctgtttaaaaaacaaaattggactaaaaataaaaccataaaatcttgtctttatGTATAATATAAAgcattataattttgtttaacagaTAACTATGAAAATTCTTTATTGATTGGTATATGCTGATGCTGCAGGAATGTATGCTAGatataattaacaaataaaacttgCATTTATCAAGAACA comes from Bacillus rossius redtenbacheri isolate Brsri chromosome 4 unlocalized genomic scaffold, Brsri_v3 Brsri_v3_scf4_2, whole genome shotgun sequence and encodes:
- the LOC134542420 gene encoding anaphase-promoting complex subunit 7 isoform X1, producing the protein MTALFKHLESLYEEQLYSNVISAASLLLSLNDSAQEIFSVHCKFQALVYYAHSLYHTGQYRKAEVTYRQALQYRKSLIKSKSAGKPSESPKDIVSDLDLKYKIHMCHVNLKQNNQAIVVLQSVPAKQRNARINMALGKLYQQSGMDRSAITCYKEVLKESPLALDAVEGLLSLGVKGVEVHSFVLESAPALSSMEWFNSWIKAHASMHGREYAQAIATFQQLDSRTVLRDNVNLLVSLGESYYHVGDNTTAIMILQRAQSLDPFMERGLDILAALLFKEDRIKELEKLVPSVLTVPEYSSEVLVAMAYYFFGIKKNTRAVYFVQKALFMNPRNVEALILKGLILFELKKHQESVLHFREAMQISSYRYESHKGIVDNYIAMHRIREALTMASNACKQLGQTPRSLTLYASVMLRDPMSVCKAKGLLEKALAQDDNYLPAVYLLAEIYEQEMALEAAIALLEKRVETKPTCKLHQMLGDLLSRIHEDEKALGHYTIALNLEPNNRRALEGVHRLDNPTSKLDPSFYMTVGEDEPHDQTYDRISADSENEALIDVLMSGRTSESTSGQGNTASHGLLPLWRQNAEAEESETEGVWSDMDLELNSQ
- the LOC134542420 gene encoding anaphase-promoting complex subunit 7 isoform X3, coding for MTALFKHLESLYEEQLYSNVISAASLLLSLNDSAQEIFSVHCKFQALVYYAHSLYHTGQYRKAEVTYRQALQYRKSLIKSKSAGKPSESPKDIVSDLDLKYKIHMCHVNLKQNNQAIVVLQSVPAKQRNARINMALGKLYQQSGMDRSAITCYKEVLKESPLALDAVEGLLSLGVKGVEVHSFVLESAPALSSMEWFNSWIKAHASMHGREYAQAIATFQQLDSRTVLRDNVNLLVSLGESYYHVGDNTTAIMILQRAQSLDPFMERGLDILAALLFKEDRIKELEKLVPSVLTVPEYSSEVLVAMAYYFFGIKKNTRAVYFVQKALFMNPRNVEALILKGLILFELKKHQESVLHFREAMQISSYRYESHKGIVDNYIAMHRIREALTMASNACKQLGQTPRSLTLYASVMLRDPMSVCKAKGLLEKALAQDDNYLPAVYLLAEIYEQEMALEAAIALLEKRVETKPTCKLHQMLGDLLSRIHEDEKALGHYTIALNLEPNNRRALEGVHRLDNPTSKLDPSFYMTVGEDEPHDQTYDRISADSENEVGVPFR
- the LOC134542420 gene encoding anaphase-promoting complex subunit 7 isoform X2 — translated: MTALFKHLESLYEEQLYSNVISAASLLLSLNDSAQEIFSVHCKFQALVYYAHSLYHTGQYRKAEVTYRQALQYRKSLIKSKSAGKPSESPKDIVSDLDLKYKIHMCHVNLKQNNQAIVVLQSVPAKQRNARINMALGKLYQQSGMDRSAITCYKEVLKESPLALDAVEGLLSLGVKGVEVHSFVLESAPALSSMEWFNSWIKAHASMHGREYAQAIATFQQLDSRTVLRDNVNLLVSLGESYYHVGDNTTAIMILQRAQSLDPFMERGLDILAALLFKEDRIKELEKLVPSVLTVPEYSSEVLVAMAYYFFGIKKNTRAVYFVQKALFMNPRNVEALILKGLILFELKKHQESVLHFREAMQISSYRYESHKGIVDNYIAMHRIREALTMASNACKQLGQTPRSLTLYASVMLRDPMSVCKAKGLLEKALAQDDNYLPAVYLLAEIYEQEMALEAAIALLEKRVETKPTCKLHQMLGDLLSRIHEDEKALGHYTIALNLEPNNRRALEGVHRLDNPTSKLDPSFYMTVGEDEPHDQTYDRISADSENELFACIPAECESCRKTSSWTFSTRIPGSQERHR